GCAGGGCTGACCGGCCGCGGTGAGTCGCGCGGCAAGATCGCCCCGCGCATGGGTGCCGCGCGGATGCAGCAGCGCGCCGCCGGGCGACTCGCCTAGAACCAGCGCCAGAAGTGCCTCGGCATCGCCCTGTGCGACGCGCGGGGTCATCCCGATCAGCCGCGCCGCGCGGGCCGTCGCCTCGCCCACGGCATAGCACAGCGGCAGCGGCATCCCCCCCAGTTCGGCATAGGCGCGCACGCCGCTTGCAGAGGTGAAAACGAGCCCGGTAACTCCCGCGAGCTCGGGCAGCGGGCCGGTGGTCTCGACCTCGATCAGCGGGCTGAGGATCGGCGTGAACCCCGAAAAGCCGTCGTCGCGAAGCTCGCCGAGAAAGCGCTCGGAGGCCGCGCGCGGGCGGGTGAGCAGCAGGAGGGGCTGGGAATCTGGCATCCTTGCTCCGGGATTGGAGGGCTCGGGATTGTGAGGGCCCTGCTCTGGTGGTAGCTGCAGGACCAAAGGGATGCAACGGATGTGCCGATGCCGGAACTGACGATCCTCGGGCTGGAAAGCAGCTGTGACGACACCGCCGCCGCCGTGTTGCGCGGGCAAGAGATCCTGTCCTCGGTGGTGCTCGGCCAGAATGAGCTGCACGCGGCCTTTGGCGGCGTGGTGCCCGAAATTGCCGCTCGCGCCCATGCCGAGAAGCTCGATCTGGCCATCGAACAGGCGCTGGTGCAGGCCGGGGTGCCGGTGACCGAGCTCGATGCCATCGCGGTGACGGCGGGCCCCGGTCTGATCGGCGGCGTCCTCTCGGGCGTGATGATGGGCAAGGGCATCGCGGCGGCCACC
The sequence above is a segment of the Alloyangia pacifica genome. Coding sequences within it:
- a CDS encoding uroporphyrinogen-III synthase translates to MPDSQPLLLLTRPRAASERFLGELRDDGFSGFTPILSPLIEVETTGPLPELAGVTGLVFTSASGVRAYAELGGMPLPLCYAVGEATARAARLIGMTPRVAQGDAEALLALVLGESPGGALLHPRGTHARGDLAARLTAAGQPCAEAVIYDQPTRPLSVEAVSALRGQLPVVVPLFSPRSAALFAAAARDVNATAPLFAAYMSAEVEAALSGLYVLDSEIVLRPDAGLMRKSVEKLLECARLLVERVGSVKSYESDARSAEDPQATD